A window from Pseudomonas kribbensis encodes these proteins:
- a CDS encoding glyoxalase superfamily protein, which yields MSFGKTTPILRIFDEAKALEFYVDFLGFKIDWQHRFEPGFPLYLQVSRGECVLHLSEHHGDATPGSALRIETDELEAFQQQLIAKNYKFSHPGIQAMPWGSQDMTIADPFGNRLVFTNAISL from the coding sequence ATGAGCTTCGGCAAAACCACCCCGATCCTGCGGATTTTCGATGAAGCCAAGGCCTTGGAGTTCTATGTCGACTTCCTCGGTTTCAAGATCGATTGGCAGCATCGTTTCGAACCCGGTTTCCCGTTGTATCTGCAAGTCTCCCGGGGTGAATGTGTGCTGCACCTGTCCGAGCATCATGGCGATGCAACACCGGGTTCGGCCCTGCGGATCGAGACCGATGAGCTGGAGGCCTTCCAGCAGCAGTTGATCGCCAAGAACTACAAGTTCTCGCACCCGGGCATTCAGGCAATGCCGTGGGGCAGCCAGGACATGACCATCGCCGACCCGTTCGGCAATCGCCTGGTATTCACCAACGCGATCAGCCTCTAA
- a CDS encoding N-acyl-D-amino-acid deacylase family protein produces MLYDTLIRNALVIDGSNTPGYAADVAILDGRIARIGDLGDARATEEIDAAGRVLAPGFIDVHTHDDTVVIRQPQMLPKLSQGVTTVIVGNCGISAAPVSLKGDPPDPMNLLGTAAAFVYPRFSDYRAAVEAANTTLNVAALVGHTALRSNHLDDLFRTATDDEIAAMREQLRESLEAGALGLSTGLAYASAFSASTDEVMQLTEELNAFGAVYTTHLRSEFEPVLEAMDEAFRIGRHARSPVIVSHLKCAGVGNWGRSPQLLASLEEAAKTHPVGCDCYPYAASSSTLDLKQVTDAHRITITWSTPHPEVSGRDLTAIAAEWTMPLLDAARRLQPAGAVYYGMDEKDVRRILAHPLTMVGSDGLPEDPFPHPRLWGAFPRVLGHFSRDVGLFPLHTAVHKMTGLSAARFGLKERGEIREGHWADLVLFDPATVHDVADFSDPQRAAQGIDGVWINGVLSYREGQANGQRAGRFLAREGDLRDNFH; encoded by the coding sequence ATGCTGTACGACACACTGATTCGCAACGCCCTGGTCATCGACGGCAGCAACACTCCCGGTTACGCCGCTGACGTGGCAATCCTCGATGGTCGCATCGCGCGCATCGGCGATCTGGGCGATGCCCGTGCCACCGAAGAGATCGACGCCGCCGGCCGCGTGCTGGCGCCGGGCTTCATCGACGTACACACCCACGACGACACCGTGGTGATCCGCCAGCCGCAGATGCTGCCCAAGCTCAGCCAGGGCGTGACCACGGTGATCGTCGGCAACTGCGGGATCAGTGCAGCCCCGGTCAGTCTCAAGGGTGATCCACCGGATCCGATGAACCTGCTCGGCACGGCGGCGGCGTTCGTTTATCCGCGTTTCAGCGATTACCGCGCGGCGGTCGAAGCGGCCAACACCACGCTGAACGTCGCGGCACTGGTGGGGCACACGGCGCTGCGCAGCAATCACCTCGATGACCTGTTTCGCACGGCGACCGACGATGAAATCGCCGCGATGCGCGAGCAGTTGCGTGAAAGCCTGGAGGCGGGCGCCCTTGGTTTATCCACAGGTCTGGCGTATGCGAGCGCGTTCTCGGCGTCCACCGATGAAGTCATGCAGCTGACTGAAGAATTGAACGCGTTCGGCGCCGTGTACACCACCCATCTGCGCAGTGAATTCGAACCGGTACTGGAGGCCATGGACGAAGCCTTTCGCATCGGCCGCCACGCCCGTTCGCCGGTGATCGTTTCCCACCTCAAGTGTGCCGGCGTGGGCAACTGGGGACGCAGCCCGCAGTTGCTCGCGTCGCTGGAGGAAGCGGCGAAAACCCACCCGGTCGGCTGTGATTGCTACCCCTACGCGGCGAGTTCTTCGACGCTGGATCTGAAGCAGGTCACCGACGCCCACCGCATCACCATCACTTGGTCGACGCCGCACCCGGAAGTCAGCGGTCGCGACCTGACTGCCATCGCGGCCGAATGGACGATGCCACTGCTCGATGCCGCCAGACGCCTGCAACCGGCGGGTGCGGTGTATTACGGTATGGACGAGAAAGACGTGCGCCGGATCCTCGCCCATCCGCTGACGATGGTTGGCTCCGACGGCTTGCCGGAAGACCCGTTCCCCCATCCGCGCCTGTGGGGCGCTTTCCCACGGGTGCTCGGCCATTTCAGTCGCGACGTCGGCCTGTTTCCGCTGCACACCGCCGTGCACAAGATGACCGGTCTGTCGGCGGCGCGTTTCGGCTTGAAGGAGCGCGGCGAGATTCGCGAAGGACACTGGGCGGATCTGGTGTTGTTCGACCCGGCAACCGTGCATGACGTGGCGGACTTCAGCGACCCGCAACGGGCCGCGCAAGGTATCGATGGCGTGTGGATCAACGGCGTGCTGAGTTATCGCGAGGGGCAGGCCAACGGGCAAAGGGCAGGGCGGTTTCTGGCGCGTGAAGGTGATCTGCGTGACAACTTTCACTGA
- a CDS encoding NAD-dependent epimerase/dehydratase family protein — protein MNVFVTGAAGFIGGSIATGLVQAGHTVTGLVRSTEQANELKALGITPVIGTLDDKALLAEQARAADAVINAASSDHRGAVEALLDALRGSNKVFLHTSGSSIVGDASGGKSSDVIYFEDNLPEPTVDKAARVAIDNLILAAAKDGVNSAVICNTLIYGHSLGVNRDSVQLPRLLKQARKNGVVRHVGTGQNIWSNVHIEDVVSLYLLALTKNVPGTFYFVESGEASFIDMTTAMAAALNLGEPQDWPLKDAEAEWGYEMANYGLGSNSRVRGKHARELLGWAPKRTSVVEWIRNEMV, from the coding sequence ATGAACGTATTCGTCACCGGCGCTGCCGGTTTTATCGGCGGCTCCATCGCCACCGGTCTGGTCCAGGCCGGCCACACCGTCACCGGTCTGGTGCGCAGCACCGAACAGGCCAATGAGCTGAAAGCACTGGGCATCACCCCGGTGATCGGCACCCTCGACGACAAGGCACTGCTGGCCGAACAGGCCCGCGCCGCCGACGCCGTGATCAACGCCGCCAGCAGCGACCATCGCGGCGCCGTCGAAGCCTTGCTCGATGCCCTGCGCGGCTCGAACAAAGTGTTCCTGCACACCAGCGGTTCGAGCATCGTCGGCGATGCCTCGGGCGGCAAATCCAGCGACGTCATCTACTTCGAAGACAACCTGCCGGAGCCGACCGTCGACAAGGCTGCACGAGTGGCCATCGACAATCTGATCCTCGCCGCAGCGAAGGACGGCGTGAACTCGGCCGTCATCTGCAACACTCTGATCTACGGCCACAGCCTGGGCGTTAACCGTGACAGCGTGCAACTGCCGCGCCTGCTGAAACAGGCGCGCAAAAACGGCGTGGTGCGTCACGTCGGCACCGGTCAGAACATCTGGTCCAACGTGCACATCGAAGACGTGGTGTCGCTGTACCTGCTGGCCCTGACCAAAAACGTACCGGGCACCTTCTACTTCGTCGAAAGCGGCGAAGCGTCGTTCATCGACATGACCACCGCCATGGCCGCAGCCCTGAATCTGGGCGAGCCGCAAGACTGGCCGCTGAAAGACGCCGAAGCCGAGTGGGGCTACGAAATGGCCAACTACGGCCTGGGCTCCAACAGCCGGGTACGCGGCAAACACGCCCGCGAATTGCTGGGCTGGGCGCCGAAGCGTACTTCGGTGGTTGAATGGATTCGTAACGAAATGGTGTGA
- a CDS encoding putative quinol monooxygenase produces MSERQGFILHAKTRPEKAEAFEAFFRAYVEPSRAEPGCIEYHMLRDKEDPTLFIFYEIWESQAHLDVHSNLPHMQQFLAQRMEYLERDFDIRPIEMLSDSSASR; encoded by the coding sequence ATGAGCGAACGCCAGGGCTTCATCCTGCACGCCAAGACCCGCCCGGAAAAAGCCGAGGCCTTCGAAGCGTTTTTCCGCGCCTACGTCGAGCCGAGCCGCGCCGAACCCGGCTGCATCGAGTACCACATGCTGCGGGACAAGGAAGACCCGACCCTGTTCATCTTCTACGAGATCTGGGAAAGCCAGGCGCATCTGGACGTGCACTCGAACCTGCCGCACATGCAGCAATTCCTGGCCCAGCGCATGGAGTATCTGGAGCGGGATTTCGACATCCGCCCGATTGAAATGCTCAGCGATTCGTCCGCTAGCCGCTGA
- a CDS encoding MFS transporter, giving the protein MYLIFFGFFAAEGIIYPFWPTWLNSLGFSASQIGLLIAAVYWPQVVTGVLITYVADWRVDQLRLAAFLGFSAALCTLLFYFMPVHLWGFVCLSILFGGLWMVVLPLSESYLLKRDKQALQNYGWVRAVGSSAFILTSTLGGLLFAQYSQSWVPVVIAACMLLTALACLWLKRQVTLAPLQPPERATKRPDWKALFAQKGLLIAIAAASFIQLSHTLYFSTASIGWGVKGYSSTAIGVFWSVAVIAEITYFAFSNKVLSFCSPLSIVMFSSVCAAARWALFSDSDAVPVILLGQCLHALSFAAYHSAIMRCIRDHAPPDIQVFTQGVYYSLAVALPMGLATPFAGYLYETQPQWSWYVMALFALMGTVLAFIAHQKMRSTTDDTTNVYSRLL; this is encoded by the coding sequence ATGTATCTGATCTTTTTCGGGTTCTTTGCGGCAGAAGGGATCATCTATCCGTTCTGGCCGACCTGGCTGAATTCGCTGGGTTTCAGCGCCAGCCAGATTGGTCTGCTGATCGCGGCGGTCTATTGGCCCCAGGTGGTGACCGGAGTGTTGATCACCTACGTGGCCGACTGGCGCGTGGACCAACTGCGGCTCGCGGCTTTTCTCGGTTTCTCGGCAGCGTTGTGTACGTTGCTGTTCTATTTCATGCCGGTGCACCTGTGGGGATTCGTGTGCCTGAGCATTCTGTTTGGCGGGCTGTGGATGGTGGTGTTGCCGCTGTCCGAGTCCTATCTGCTCAAGCGTGACAAGCAAGCCCTGCAGAACTATGGCTGGGTTCGCGCGGTGGGCTCTTCGGCCTTTATCCTGACATCGACCCTCGGCGGCCTGTTGTTTGCGCAGTACAGCCAGTCGTGGGTGCCGGTGGTGATTGCCGCGTGCATGTTGCTCACCGCGCTGGCGTGCTTGTGGCTGAAGCGTCAGGTCACGCTGGCGCCTCTGCAACCACCCGAGCGTGCGACGAAGCGCCCCGACTGGAAGGCGCTGTTCGCCCAAAAGGGCCTGCTGATCGCGATTGCCGCCGCCAGTTTCATTCAACTGAGTCACACCCTGTACTTTTCCACGGCGTCGATCGGCTGGGGCGTGAAGGGCTACTCTTCAACCGCCATCGGGGTGTTCTGGTCAGTGGCCGTGATCGCGGAAATCACCTATTTCGCGTTCTCCAACAAAGTCCTGTCGTTCTGTTCGCCGTTGTCCATCGTGATGTTTTCCAGTGTCTGCGCAGCGGCGCGCTGGGCGCTGTTTTCCGACAGCGATGCGGTGCCGGTGATCCTGTTGGGGCAATGCCTGCACGCCTTGAGTTTCGCGGCGTACCACTCGGCGATCATGCGCTGCATTCGCGACCATGCCCCGCCAGACATCCAGGTGTTTACCCAGGGCGTCTATTACTCGCTGGCGGTTGCCTTGCCCATGGGTTTGGCCACACCCTTTGCCGGGTATCTGTACGAGACGCAGCCACAATGGTCCTGGTATGTCATGGCGCTGTTTGCCCTGATGGGGACCGTGCTGGCATTCATTGCTCACCAGAAAATGCGAAGTACAACCGATGACACAACGAACGTTTACAGCCGTCTGCTTTGA
- a CDS encoding LysR family transcriptional regulator, with the protein MKARSDELQIFVCVIECGSISAAAEQVGQTPSAVSRTLSRLEAKLDTTLINRTTRRMDLTEEGKYFFEQAKLILDQMDQLEERLSSRQQTPSGRLRINAASPFMLHAIVPYIDEFRRLYPDIQLELNSNDLIIDLLEQSTDVAIRIGTLADSTLHARSLGCSPLLIVASPAYLEKHGAPLQVADLSEHTLLGFTQNEGLNQWPLRYVHGDRWPITPAISASSGETVRHLALEGQGIACLSHFMTIDDIRAGRLKVLLAEFNSGYRQPINAVYYRNSQLALRIQCFLDFIQSKLAAYASADFKG; encoded by the coding sequence GTGAAAGCCAGATCCGATGAGTTGCAGATTTTCGTCTGCGTGATCGAATGCGGTTCGATTTCCGCCGCCGCCGAGCAGGTCGGACAGACGCCGTCGGCGGTCAGCCGCACGCTGTCGCGGCTGGAAGCCAAGCTCGACACCACGCTGATCAACCGCACCACACGGCGCATGGACCTGACCGAAGAAGGCAAGTATTTCTTCGAACAGGCCAAGCTGATCCTCGACCAGATGGATCAACTTGAAGAACGCCTGTCTTCACGTCAACAGACGCCATCGGGGCGACTGCGCATCAACGCCGCCTCGCCGTTCATGCTCCACGCCATCGTGCCGTACATCGACGAATTTCGGCGGCTGTACCCGGACATCCAGCTCGAACTCAACAGCAATGACCTGATCATTGACCTGCTGGAACAAAGCACCGACGTCGCCATCCGCATCGGCACCCTAGCCGATTCAACGTTGCATGCCCGGTCGCTCGGCTGCAGTCCGCTGCTGATCGTCGCCAGTCCTGCGTATCTGGAAAAACACGGTGCGCCGCTCCAGGTCGCCGATCTGAGCGAACACACCTTGCTCGGCTTCACCCAGAACGAAGGCCTCAACCAATGGCCGCTGCGCTATGTGCACGGTGACCGCTGGCCGATCACCCCGGCGATCAGCGCCTCCAGCGGCGAAACGGTTCGCCATCTGGCGCTGGAAGGCCAGGGCATTGCTTGCCTCTCGCATTTCATGACCATCGACGACATTCGCGCCGGGCGCCTCAAGGTGCTGCTGGCGGAATTCAACAGCGGTTATCGCCAGCCGATCAACGCGGTGTACTACCGCAACTCGCAGCTGGCGCTGCGCATCCAGTGCTTCCTGGATTTCATCCAGAGCAAACTGGCGGCTTACGCCAGCGCCGATTTCAAAGGCTGA
- a CDS encoding sulfite exporter TauE/SafE family protein, with protein MNALADFYQNLGLALSLLVLMTFVLAGLVKGVIGLGLPTVAMGLLGLAMVPSQAAALLIIPATLTNLWQLAFGGHLRGLVKRLWPMLLAIFFGTAIGTLWIGMAGGHWVVRGLGAALLLYALSGLFLPTLSVSRRHEPWLGPLCGVITGVITSTTGVFVIPAVPYMQALGLSRDELVQALGLSFTVSTLALAGGLLWRGSLGGAELSASLLALIPAMLGMLLGQWLRQRISAVLFKRVFFIGLGALGAHLLISG; from the coding sequence ATGAACGCACTCGCAGATTTTTATCAAAACCTCGGTCTGGCCCTGTCTTTGCTGGTGCTGATGACTTTCGTCCTCGCCGGTCTGGTGAAAGGCGTGATCGGCCTCGGTCTGCCCACCGTCGCCATGGGCCTGCTAGGTCTGGCTATGGTGCCGTCGCAGGCTGCGGCGTTGCTGATCATTCCGGCAACCTTGACCAACCTCTGGCAACTGGCGTTCGGCGGGCATTTGCGCGGGCTGGTAAAACGCTTGTGGCCGATGCTGCTGGCGATCTTTTTCGGCACGGCCATCGGCACGTTGTGGATCGGCATGGCGGGCGGGCATTGGGTGGTGCGCGGGCTCGGCGCGGCGTTGTTGCTTTATGCGTTGAGCGGATTGTTTCTGCCGACGCTGAGTGTCAGTCGCCGCCATGAACCATGGCTGGGGCCGCTGTGTGGGGTGATCACCGGCGTCATCACTTCGACCACTGGCGTGTTCGTGATTCCCGCCGTCCCGTACATGCAGGCCTTGGGTTTGAGCCGCGATGAACTGGTGCAGGCGCTGGGCCTGTCCTTCACCGTGTCGACCCTGGCGCTGGCCGGTGGATTGCTCTGGCGCGGCTCACTGGGCGGCGCGGAACTGAGTGCTTCGCTGCTGGCGCTGATCCCGGCGATGCTCGGCATGCTGCTCGGGCAATGGCTGCGCCAGCGCATCAGCGCCGTGCTGTTCAAGCGGGTGTTCTTCATCGGTCTGGGCGCGCTCGGCGCCCATCTGTTGATCAGCGGCTAG
- a CDS encoding YdcF family protein codes for MTPTLRHATVLWNFLGAGRQHNDCELIVVCGSYDLRVCDYACQLLKKGVAPHLLFTGNTGNWTKHLWERTEADIFAQRAMIQGVSPDQFTLESRATNFAENIAFARELFPDVRRATFLTKPNSIRRVALTLPVQWPGLEAWVDAPSFGFPGEVSNLIGVLGLIDEMVGDIHRIMVYPSLGFQAEQVIPEEVEAAWCYLIEQGFDHHLIKGRH; via the coding sequence ATGACGCCGACCTTGCGACACGCGACCGTCCTGTGGAATTTCCTCGGAGCAGGGCGCCAACACAACGATTGTGAGCTGATCGTGGTGTGCGGCTCCTACGACCTGCGGGTCTGTGATTACGCCTGTCAGTTGCTGAAAAAAGGCGTCGCCCCACATCTGTTGTTCACCGGCAACACCGGCAACTGGACGAAGCATTTGTGGGAGCGCACCGAAGCCGATATTTTTGCGCAACGGGCCATGATTCAAGGTGTTTCGCCGGATCAATTCACCCTCGAATCCCGTGCCACCAACTTCGCCGAGAACATCGCGTTTGCCAGGGAGTTGTTCCCGGACGTGCGCCGGGCGACTTTCCTGACCAAGCCGAATTCGATCCGGCGCGTGGCGTTGACCTTGCCCGTCCAATGGCCAGGGCTTGAGGCCTGGGTGGATGCGCCGTCGTTCGGTTTTCCGGGGGAGGTCAGCAATCTGATCGGGGTCCTGGGGCTGATCGACGAAATGGTCGGGGATATCCACCGGATCATGGTTTACCCTTCGCTGGGCTTTCAGGCCGAGCAGGTGATTCCCGAGGAAGTCGAGGCAGCCTGGTGCTACCTGATCGAACAGGGATTCGATCACCATTTGATCAAAGGCAGACACTGA
- a CDS encoding HAD family hydrolase — MDGVLIQSRQVIELAWTTVARKYGVTVDQAFIDDHIHGRPGGYTLQALFGQFDEQQRVTIKQEVDAIEEVSICALVPGVAAFIAGLTGRVPLALVTSSWRARVDHVLQQHDLTSVFDCIICRDDVRSGKPAPDPYRLAAARLERQSDECLVFEDSVSGVQSAVSSGALCIGIGDDPTLSAHGALRTYADFTALPISQGGVDTHLYADGGLFISGQVAQRFARS; from the coding sequence ATGGATGGCGTGCTGATCCAGTCGCGCCAGGTCATCGAACTAGCCTGGACCACGGTGGCGCGCAAGTACGGTGTGACGGTCGATCAGGCCTTCATCGACGATCACATTCACGGCCGCCCGGGTGGTTACACCCTGCAGGCCCTGTTTGGTCAGTTTGACGAGCAGCAGCGCGTGACCATCAAGCAGGAAGTCGATGCCATCGAAGAGGTTTCGATCTGCGCGCTGGTGCCGGGTGTCGCTGCGTTCATCGCCGGATTGACCGGGCGCGTGCCGCTGGCGCTGGTGACCAGCAGCTGGCGAGCGCGCGTCGACCACGTCCTGCAGCAACACGACCTGACGTCGGTTTTCGACTGCATCATCTGCCGCGATGATGTGCGCAGTGGCAAACCGGCTCCTGATCCCTATCGTCTGGCCGCCGCGCGACTGGAGCGTCAGAGCGATGAATGCCTGGTCTTCGAAGACTCGGTCAGCGGTGTGCAGTCGGCGGTCAGTAGCGGCGCGCTATGCATCGGTATCGGCGACGATCCGACGCTGAGCGCTCACGGGGCACTGCGGACGTACGCAGATTTCACGGCGCTCCCGATCTCCCAGGGCGGGGTAGATACACACCTCTATGCTGACGGTGGATTGTTTATCAGCGGGCAGGTTGCCCAGAGGTTCGCACGCTCATGA
- a CDS encoding carbamoyltransferase family protein, producing MVILGITNNDLSGACLVRDGQILSAVSEERFTRIKDHKIWPAKSIEFVLSQAGVSLEDVDYVAYGWNAGFNADKHLELYFDRIVEEVRNNPEGLTQFRQRVTDEVRNDKEKRAEFDQYIAANGLLGKAYYIDHHECHALGAYVCSPFDEALTLTCDGRGDFQSLTVTWYSPTETTVLQRETSIDSLGYFYGRITHLLGYKPNRHEGKVTGLAAFGDPQKLLGVMQQMIRFEDGRIKASCGDLFVPSYNNYSESLETLFSRETPEDIAAAVQRHSEDLLVAVVKHHLEQRGSTNLCLAGGVFGNVKLNQRLREIPGVKNVYVLPCMGDGGLALAAAVGAAYLENGTRFKNPVMTLGPDSRSVSQNINLIHRDYPELGYHTPSNIIDVLTDALMENQVLGMFKGKMEFGPRSLCNRSIVYHAQDGEVNDWLNKRMHRTEFMPFGPVTAIEQAAACYVGWDEDQVAADTMTMTYDCHPQFSEASPAVVHIDGTARPQIIRPERDAFMHRLLNAWHERTGQAALINTSFNRHEEPIVCSPQDALDALKEGMVDLVVMSESLIVWRKGKNSFTQQRFE from the coding sequence ATGGTCATTTTGGGCATTACCAATAACGATTTGTCGGGCGCTTGCCTGGTACGCGATGGTCAGATTCTCTCGGCAGTCAGCGAAGAGCGTTTCACCCGCATCAAGGACCACAAGATCTGGCCCGCCAAATCCATCGAGTTTGTGTTGAGCCAGGCTGGCGTGTCGCTGGAAGATGTCGACTACGTGGCTTACGGATGGAATGCCGGTTTCAACGCCGATAAACACCTGGAGCTGTATTTCGACCGGATCGTCGAAGAGGTCCGGAACAACCCCGAAGGCCTGACGCAGTTCCGCCAGCGTGTCACCGATGAAGTCCGCAACGACAAAGAGAAGCGCGCCGAATTCGACCAGTACATCGCTGCCAATGGCTTGCTCGGCAAGGCTTACTACATCGATCACCACGAGTGCCATGCCCTTGGTGCCTATGTCTGCTCGCCGTTCGATGAAGCCTTGACCCTGACCTGTGACGGACGCGGCGACTTCCAGTCCCTGACTGTGACCTGGTACAGCCCGACCGAAACCACGGTGCTGCAGCGCGAAACCAGCATCGACAGCCTGGGTTACTTCTACGGCCGGATCACCCACTTGCTGGGCTACAAACCCAACCGGCATGAAGGCAAGGTCACGGGCTTGGCCGCGTTCGGCGACCCGCAGAAGTTGCTGGGGGTGATGCAGCAGATGATCCGTTTCGAAGACGGGCGCATCAAGGCGAGTTGCGGCGACCTGTTCGTGCCGTCCTACAACAACTACAGCGAATCACTGGAAACCCTGTTCTCCCGGGAAACCCCCGAGGACATCGCCGCCGCCGTGCAGCGCCACTCCGAAGACTTGCTGGTGGCGGTCGTCAAACATCATCTGGAACAACGCGGCAGCACCAACCTGTGCCTGGCCGGCGGTGTGTTTGGCAACGTGAAACTCAACCAGCGCCTGCGCGAGATTCCCGGGGTGAAAAACGTCTACGTGCTGCCGTGCATGGGCGATGGCGGGCTGGCGCTGGCGGCGGCCGTCGGGGCGGCGTACCTGGAGAATGGCACCCGCTTCAAGAACCCGGTAATGACCCTCGGCCCGGACTCGCGCAGCGTTTCGCAGAACATCAACCTGATCCATCGCGACTATCCCGAGCTCGGTTACCACACCCCGTCGAACATCATCGATGTGCTGACCGACGCACTGATGGAAAACCAGGTGCTGGGCATGTTCAAGGGCAAGATGGAGTTCGGCCCGCGTTCACTGTGCAACCGCAGCATCGTCTATCACGCGCAGGATGGCGAAGTGAACGACTGGCTGAACAAACGCATGCACCGCACCGAGTTCATGCCGTTCGGCCCGGTCACCGCCATCGAACAGGCCGCGGCCTGCTACGTCGGCTGGGATGAGGATCAAGTGGCGGCAGACACCATGACCATGACCTACGATTGTCATCCGCAGTTCAGCGAAGCCAGTCCGGCAGTCGTGCACATTGATGGTACGGCGCGGCCGCAGATCATTCGCCCTGAGCGTGATGCGTTCATGCATCGTCTGTTGAATGCCTGGCATGAGCGGACCGGTCAGGCGGCGTTGATCAACACCTCGTTCAATCGCCATGAAGAGCCGATCGTGTGTTCGCCTCAGGATGCGCTGGATGCGTTGAAAGAAGGGATGGTCGATCTGGTGGTGATGAGTGAGTCGCTGATTGTCTGGCGCAAAGGCAAAAACAGCTTCACCCAGCAACGCTTCGAATAA
- a CDS encoding LysR substrate-binding domain-containing protein produces MHFDLTDLRLYLHIIDSGNITAGAARSHLSLAAASARIRAMEASLGTEFLERGRRGVTPTPAGKALAQHARVLLQQAERLKQDLAEYARGVKGQVRLLCNTTALSEYLPEVLADFLRGHPNLDIDLQELPSSRITHALRQGAADLGIVSDAIDTTDLQTRAFRDDPLVLILPLEHPLSDATEISFSDALRHDFVGLHADSALAVYLEEQALHSGSRMQIRIRADGFDGVMRMVARGAGLGIVPLAAVQRAAPRTLKTVPMSETWATRKLLLCARDFSTLPPYATALLRALALPED; encoded by the coding sequence ATGCACTTCGACCTCACCGACCTGCGCCTGTACCTGCACATTATCGACAGCGGCAACATCACCGCCGGCGCTGCACGCAGTCATCTTTCGCTGGCGGCGGCCAGTGCGCGGATCCGGGCGATGGAAGCTTCACTGGGCACCGAGTTTCTTGAACGCGGGCGCCGTGGCGTTACGCCGACACCGGCCGGCAAAGCTTTGGCGCAACATGCGCGGGTGTTGCTGCAACAGGCCGAACGTCTGAAACAGGATCTGGCCGAATACGCCCGGGGCGTCAAAGGTCAGGTGCGTCTGCTGTGCAACACCACGGCACTCAGCGAATACCTGCCGGAAGTGCTGGCGGATTTCCTGCGTGGGCATCCCAATCTCGACATCGATCTGCAGGAGTTGCCCAGCTCCCGCATCACCCATGCCTTGCGCCAGGGGGCGGCGGATCTGGGCATTGTGTCCGACGCGATCGACACCACCGACTTGCAGACCCGAGCCTTTCGCGATGATCCACTGGTGCTGATTCTGCCGCTGGAACATCCGCTGTCTGACGCGACTGAAATCAGCTTCAGCGACGCCCTGCGCCATGACTTCGTCGGTCTGCATGCCGACAGCGCATTGGCGGTGTATCTGGAAGAACAAGCGCTGCACAGCGGCTCACGAATGCAGATCCGCATCCGCGCTGATGGCTTCGACGGTGTGATGCGCATGGTGGCCCGAGGTGCTGGTCTGGGCATAGTGCCGCTGGCGGCGGTCCAGCGTGCCGCGCCGCGAACCCTCAAGACTGTGCCTATGAGTGAAACGTGGGCCACGCGCAAACTGTTGCTGTGTGCCCGGGACTTCTCCACGTTGCCACCCTATGCCACAGCCTTGTTGCGAGCTTTGGCACTCCCCGAGGATTGA
- a CDS encoding NAD(P)H-dependent oxidoreductase, whose amino-acid sequence MKKVLLLNGGKKFAHSDGRYNTTLHEAALSVLDRGGVDVKTTFIDEGYDIAEEVAKFLWADVIIYQMPGWWMGAPWTVKKYIDEVFTEGHGSLYASDGRTRSDSSQKYGSGGLIQGKQYMLSLTWNAPQQAFDDPTDFFEAKGVDAVYFPFHKANEFLGMTGLPTFLCVDVMKRPNIEADVSRYEQHLTEVFGLKA is encoded by the coding sequence ATGAAAAAAGTGCTGTTGCTCAACGGCGGTAAAAAATTCGCCCACTCCGACGGTCGCTACAACACCACCCTGCACGAAGCGGCGCTGAGCGTGCTGGATCGCGGCGGTGTCGACGTCAAGACCACCTTCATTGACGAGGGTTACGACATTGCCGAAGAAGTCGCCAAATTCCTCTGGGCCGACGTGATCATTTATCAGATGCCGGGCTGGTGGATGGGCGCGCCGTGGACCGTGAAAAAGTACATCGACGAAGTCTTCACCGAAGGCCACGGCAGTCTGTACGCCAGCGACGGTCGCACCCGTTCCGACTCGTCGCAGAAGTACGGCAGCGGCGGCCTGATCCAGGGCAAGCAATACATGCTGTCGCTGACCTGGAACGCGCCGCAACAGGCGTTCGATGATCCGACCGACTTCTTCGAAGCCAAAGGCGTGGACGCCGTGTACTTCCCGTTCCACAAGGCCAACGAGTTCCTCGGCATGACCGGCCTGCCGACGTTCCTCTGTGTGGACGTGATGAAACGCCCGAACATCGAGGCGGATGTGTCGCGTTACGAGCAGCATCTGACCGAGGTGTTTGGCCTCAAGGCCTGA